The following proteins are encoded in a genomic region of Arachis stenosperma cultivar V10309 chromosome 4, arast.V10309.gnm1.PFL2, whole genome shotgun sequence:
- the LOC130975271 gene encoding uncharacterized protein LOC130975271, whose protein sequence is MEKSPQLWMGKSTRSRARSETPQLQLQQPCNSSKHLTETLPTPIHKSSQPPNLNPTSTTEERLSKIEALLESLCKDIQDSKAFREEVQSNMQNQDAAIKKLETQVGFLFKQVPGHNNCSNINSMPKEECQAITLRSGKELKETHKQTPEEKSGEENKGHEEVQPSTPKPHQEGEAPRSCLPKAPYPQRLQLKKKGEDNQFSRFLEIFKKLQINIPFAEAIEQMPLYAKFLKELMTKKRSWKNNETVVLIEECSAIIQHKLPQKKLKDSGSFQIPCIIGEITVEKALCDL, encoded by the coding sequence atggagaaatcaccccaactttggatGGGAAAATCAACAAGATCAAGGGCAAGATCAGAGACGCCACaacttcaactccaacaacCATGCAACTCATCAAAACACCTCACAGAGACACTACCAACACCCATCCACAAATCTTCAcaaccacctaatctcaacccCACATCAACCACTGAGGAGAGGCTCTCAAAAATTGAGGCTCTACTTGAAAGCCTATGCAAGGACATTCAAGATAGTAAAGCCTTCCGGGAAGAAGTGCAATCCAACATGCAGAATCAAGATGCTGCCATCAAGAAACTGGAAACACAGGTTGGATTCTTATTCAAGCAAGTTCCTGGACACAACAATTGTAGCAATATTAACTCAATGCCAAAGGAGGAATGTCAAGCCATCACCCTCAGAAGTGGAAAGGAACTGAAAGAGACCCACAAGCAAACACCAGAGGAGAAATCGGGTGAAGAAAACAAGGGACATGAGGAGGTTCAACCCTCAACCCCTAAGCCACACCAAGAAGGAGAAGCGCCCAGATCATGTCTCCCAAAAGCTCCATACCCCCAACGACTACAATTAAAGAAGAAGGGGGAGGACAACCAATTCTCAAGATTCCTGGAAATCTTCAAGAAATTACAAATAAACATACCCTTTGCTGAGGcaatagagcaaatgccactctatgccaagttcttgaaggagttGATGACCAAAAAGCGAAGCTGGAAGAACAATGAGACTGTAGTACTCATAGAGGAATGCAGCGCCATCATCCAACACAAATTGCcccaaaaaaaattgaaggaCTCTGGAAGTTTCCAAATCCCTTGTATTATTGGGGAAATCACTGTAGAAAAGGCTTTATGTGATCTATGA